A window from Heteronotia binoei isolate CCM8104 ecotype False Entrance Well chromosome 15, APGP_CSIRO_Hbin_v1, whole genome shotgun sequence encodes these proteins:
- the SPAG7 gene encoding sperm-associated antigen 7, protein MAELDLLGSILSSMEPPPAMGDREARRAREQTAQLKKLQEQEKRQKVEFRKRMEKEVSGFIQDSSQTKKKFQPMNKVERSILHDVVEVAGLTSFSFGEDEDSRYVMIFKKEFAPSDEELETYRRGEEWDPQQAREKRRLKELAQKQAEEAALRGPRVVSPNSDYKDKYSHLIGKEAAKDAAHAMEANKAYGCVPAANKRDTRSIEEAMNEIRAKKRLRRAEEESQAPPAKSS, encoded by the exons ATGGCGGAGCTGGACCTGCTGGGCTCCATCCTGAGCTCCATGGAGCCCCCGCCCGCCATGGGCGACCGCGAGGCCCGCCGCGCCAGGG AGCAAACAGCCCAGCTGAAGAAGCTGCAGGAACAGGAGAAGCGGCAGAAGGTCGAGTTTCGGAAGCGG atggagaAGGAGGTGTCTGGCTTCATTCAGGACAGCAGCCAAACCAAGAAGAAGTTCCAGCCCATGAACAAGGTTGAGCGCAGCATCTT GCACGATGTGGTGGAAGTGGCTGGACTCACCTCCTTCTCTTTCGGTGAGGATGAGGATTCGCGCTACGTCATGATTTTTAAGAAG GAATTTGCCCCGTCCGATGAAGAGCTGGAGACCTACCGCCGAGGGGAGGAGTGGGATCCCCAGCAGGCCCGGGAGaagcgccggctgaag gagCTGGCTCAGAAGCAGGCAGAGGAGGCGGCCCTGCGGGGGCCCAGAGTGGTGAGCCCCAACAGCGACTACAAGGACAAGTACAGCCACCTCATAGGCAAGGAGGCTGCCAAGGATGCTGCCCATGCCATGGAGGCCAACAAGGCATACGGCTGTg TTCCTGCAGCCAACAAGAGGGACACGCGTTCCATCGAGGAGGCCATGAACGAGATCCGGGCCAAGAAGCGCCTGCGCCGGGCGGAGGAGGAGAGCCAGGCCCCGCCTGCCAAGAGCTCTTAG
- the LRCH4 gene encoding leucine-rich repeat and calponin homology domain-containing protein 4 — protein sequence MAAGEGGAEPLPPPSPFLPGPERALEEAAASGKLSLAGRHLRHFPEGAARRWDLSDTTQADLSRNRFAEVPEAACHLMSLEGLTLYHNCLRSIPPAIANLQALTYLNLSRNQLTSLPACLCRLPLKVLLASNNKLVSLPDDIGALHNLRQLDVSSNELQSLPLGLGGLESLRDLSIRRNQIDSLPEELAELPLVRLDFSYNRVAHIPVCYRHLRYLQCIILENNPLQSPPAQICAKGKVHIFKHLHLEACSKARLDLEEFARGSRPTAFGTSLLEEFYPLRQYGGLDSGFNSVDSGSKRWSGNESTDEFSDLSFRIAELTRDPRQLKEKRNGAADANDLEQIDYIDSSINGEEEEEVRQQKPGKSSLQRAGAAEQSLSSRASGGMAPSRLEPSGEERRRPEILQLWQERERQQQLQPSRALWSQGREKQDSSGLAENSSGGSSSLPQLKHRSQGCEQLSGSPRQAVYHADLCQVQNSTAASPSSREPGLTQKPSSFLFRSSSRNSIQRGSGLSWPEPYPAEASHLLRLRAGSQVLDERELRAQLRKTIESHLKITLAEDLGEALANGVILCQLLNHLRPRAVPFVHVPSPAVPKLNTIKSRKNVESFLQACRQLGVPEVSLCSTSDIVRGNTHGLLRLLLALPGLAPGRGAAPFPTAPLSEHLLGFGIFYVSLMLLLYLGYCKLCGF from the exons ATCTGTCCCGAAACCGTTTTGCAGAGGTGCCTGAAGCAGCCTGCCACCTCATGTCCTTGGAAGGGCTGACCTTGTACCACAACTGCCTGCGCAGCATCCCTCCCGCCATAGCCAATCTCCAGGCCCTCACCTACCTGAACCTCAG ccgGAACCAGCTGACCTCCCTGCCCGCCTGCCTCTGCCGCTTGCCCTTGAAGGTCCTCCTCGCCAGCAACAACAAGTTGGTGAGCCTGCCTGATGACATCGGTGCTCTCCACAACCTCCGCCAGCTG GACGTCAGCAGCAATGAGCTGCAGTCTCTGCCGCTCGGCCTGGGGGGCCTGGAGTCTCTTCGGGACCTCAGCATCCGGAGGAACCAAATCGACAGCCTGCCCGAAG agcTGGCCGAGCTCCCACTGGTGcggctggacttttcctacaaccGTGTGGCTCACATTCCTGTCTGCTACCGTCACCTGCGGTACCTGCAGTGCATCATCCTGGAAAACAACCCCTTGCAGTCCCCACCTGCGCAG ATCTGCGCAAAGGGCAAAGTCCACATCTTCAAGCACCTCCACCTCGAGGCCTGCAGCAAGGCCAGGCTGGACCTGGAGGAGTTTGCCCGAGGAAGCCGCCCCACGGCCTTCGGCACGAG CCTCCTGGAGGAATTCTACCCTCTGCGGCAGTACGGCGGCCTCGACTCAGGCTTCAACAGCGTGGACAGCGGAAGCAAGCGGTGGTCGGGAAACGAG TCGACAGACGAGTTCTCAGACCTCTCCTTCCGCATTGCGGAGCTCACCCGGGACCCCCGGCAGCTGAAGGAGAAGCGCAACGGGGCAG ctGACGCCAATGATTTGGAGCAAATCGACTATATTGACAGCAGCATCaacggggaggaggaggaagaggtgagg CAGCAGAAGCCTGGGAAGAGCAGCCTTCAGAGGGCTGGCGCCGCAGAGCAGAGTCTGAGCAGCAG GGCCTCCGGGGGCATGGCCCCGTCCCGGCTGGAGCCGTCAGGAGAGGAGCGCCGCCGTCCAGAGATCTTGCAGTTGTGGCAGGAGAGGGagcgccagcagcagctgcagccgTCACGAGCCTTGTGGAGCCAGGGACGAGAGAAGCAAGACAG cag tgGCCTGGCTGAGAacagcagcggcggcagcagcagcctcccccAGCTGAAGCATCGCAGCCAG GGATGCGAGCAGCTGTCTGGTTCCCCCAGACAAGCCGTCTATCATGCAG ATCTGTGTCAGGTGCAGAACTCCAcggctgcctccccttcctcccgAGAGCCTGGTCTCACGCAGAAGCCCAGCAGCTTCCTCTTCCGCTCCTCATCCCGGAACAGCATCCAGCGGGGCTCCG GGCTGTCCTGGCCTGAGCCGTATCCTGCTGAGGCCAGCCACCTGCTGAGGCTGCGTGCCGGGTCCCAGGTGCTGGACGAGAGAGAGCTGAGAGCTCAGCTGCGCAAG ACCATCGAGTCCCACCTGAAGATCACTCTTGCTGAGGACCTGGGCGAGGCGCTGGCCAACGGAGTGATTCTCTGCCAGCTGCTCAACCACCTGCGCCCGCGGGCTGTGCCCTTTGTCCACGTGCCCTCCCCTGCTGTG CCAAAGCTGAACACCATCAAGAGTCGGAAGAACGTGGAGAGCTTCCTGCAGGCCTGCCGCCAGCTGGGGGTCCCAGAG GTCTCCCTCTGCTCCACCTCCGACATCGTCCGCGGCAACACCCACGGCTTGCTCCGCCTCCTCCTCGCGTTGCCAGGCCTTGCTCCAGGGAGGGGGGCGGCTCCTTTCCCCACCGCCCCCCTGTCCGAGCACCTGCTGGGCTTTGGCATCTTCTACGTCTCTCTCATGTTGCTGCTGTATCTGGGCTATTGCAAGCTTTGTGGCTTCTGA